One window of the Daphnia pulex isolate KAP4 chromosome 8, ASM2113471v1 genome contains the following:
- the LOC124200500 gene encoding paired amphipathic helix protein Sin3b-like isoform X1, whose translation MKRNEDSVHISPSAVESVARPLSGSIQSGRVSPTSPMVNAILVGDLRNAANQLQEPSIAASMASFSTSGFVAAANGSTTVTIGPIGTSPPVPFSTTIQTTKASTAGGATQVVAQQQHIFHQSLAHQQARHSLATAAAPAGSPPTGQSTSQQTQQQQQNTMQQAFQQMTAGPHGPGAQQFQRLKVEDALSYLDQVKYKFGNQPQVYNDFLDIMKEFKSQSIDTPGVIARVSSLFRGHPELIVGFNTFLPPGYKIEVQAEQVSVSVPGSLGVPAHIHHITHGPVPITTTTTQQLDVVARSTPPIQQVSITTVPQLTVAAPIQQIPAVAIPVKEVVPTVKATGNSPISNAGSISTAATTYSLGSQQKESSSSPQLGSAAHGYANSSSQGAAAVVNAAFGVPNASQPVEFNHAINYVNKIKNRFQGQPDIYKQFLEILHTYQKEQRSLKEGLVSPLNYRPTLTEAEVYAKVAQLFQNQEDLLQEFGQFLPDATNVTRGGSCGGGLVPVTLPAIPTGHTKKPSPVTETSKPPVLASSNLTGSSVAPPPKAPLKRPAPPPIISSPTVGMNLIPKKKPRLDPGSGKDNSIAEIGKFGTMNELAFFDKVRRVACRSRDVYENFLRCLVMYNQEIISKMELLQITTPFLSRHPDLLKWFKDFLGLKEGTGVGGYFTHVEAQPISLIRSRMEREMYPSTKDGKESRDHDMQAMEIDYSTCKRLGTSYCALPKSYEPPKCSGRTPLCKEVLNETWVSFPTWSSEDSTFVSSRKTQYEEYIYRTEDERYELDIVLETHMSTIRVLEGVLKKLNHRMNAEEANRFKLDDCLGGSSPTIHIRAIRRIYGDKATEIIEGLKRSPQVAIPVVLRRMKAKEEEWREAQKGFNKIWRDQNEKYYLKSLDHLGTNFKQNDVKALRSKALINEIETLFEERNEENANKTDMGRSTNASSGPHLKLVYKSRQKVLDDAADLLIHHAKRQTGITKEDKRRIKTLLRHTVPDLFRHPRQELSEDERENDDDDDVEDKDEQDTSSKREKRKSSKMTNGGRGNTKAPTLEALATLDDDEYTLFLANSHWYVFLRLHHILCERLTKIGDRAAILLQEEKEEVAKSRSRSNGRHKENDSVAVALRLKPKAEVEIDQYYSHFLSMVKNLLDGNIEALQFEDSLREMFGIHAYSAFTLDKVIANAVRQLGHLVTDQTCLQCTEIFLEEHGLKGSSKGMLTEDGCNDEGKQSASEMSYQRRMEQLLADENLFRIVLWHKNEETTIAIEMLDTDTHSSCSGDNPPLQDVRNWSNYVEGYVSDRMDQVMSEKTRRKNTDPSLIAAHSRVRKPVFLQRNLKQWERRRRKDGTAKASRSKTSDVPMDVDDTTQKDVTVSEDAHCVFNVNSYQMVFVANSESVLYKRHAFTRAKQCHKAVTLRMRKQFLAWRERWSAAHVTPEAEKATANWLLGKGDHLELKADSRTVKLVNHVDKRAPFGTLIKYRVDYDKS comes from the exons ATGAAACGCAACGAAGATTCCGTACACATTTCGCCCTCCGCCGTTGAGTCTGTAGCACGACCATTGAGTGGATCAATCCAGTCCGGCCGCGTCTCCCCTACGTCACCTATGGTGAATGCAATACTAGTTGGAGACTTGAGGAACGCTGCAAATCAGTTACAG GAGCCCTCCATAGCAGCAAGTATGGCCTCTTTTAGTACAAGTGGGTTTGTGGCAGCTGCGAATGGCAGCACCACAGTTACAATTGGTCCTATTGGCACCAGCCCACCAGTGCCATTCTCTACTACTATTCAAACAACGAAAGCCTCCACTGCTGGTGGAGCAACACAAGTTGTGGCTCAGCAACAACACATCTTCCATCAGTCCCTGGCACATCAACAAGCACGTCACAGTttggctactgctgctgccccaGCTGGATCTCCTCCGACAGGTCAATCAACATCTCAGCagacacaacagcagcaacaaaataCAATGCAACAGGCTTTTCAG CAAATGACTGCTGGTCCTCATGGCCCTGGTGCCCAGCAATTTCAGCGATTGAAGGTGGAAGATGCCCTTTCATATTTGGATCAGGTCAAATACAAGTTTGGCAACCAACCTCAGGTTTATAATGATTTCCTTGATATTATGAAGGAATTTAAATCTCAAAG TATCGACACACCCGGTGTCATTGCTcgtgtttcttctttattccGCGGCCATCCGGAGCTCATTGTGGGATTCAACACTTTTTTACCTCCTGGATACAAGATAGAAGTTCAAGCTGAGCag GTTTCTGTTAGTGTTCCTGGTAGTCTTGGTGTCCCTGCTCACATCCACCACATCACACATGGCCCAGTACCAATAACTACCACTACTACTCAGCAACTTGATGTGGTTGCTCGAAGCACGCCCCCGATTCAGCAAGTTAGCATTACTACCGTTCCGCAATTAACTGTTGCTGCACCAATCCAGCAGATTCCAGCAGTGGCGATCCCGGTCAAAGAAG TTGTACCTACAGTAAAAGCTACAGGGAATTCTCCTATATCGAATGCTGGTTCAATTTCAACTGCAGCCACTACATACAGTTTGGGCTCTCAACAGAAAGAATCATCTTCCAGTCCTCAACTAGGTTCTGCCGCGCATGGATATGCAAACAGTTCATCACAGGGTGCAGCCGCTGTAGTCAATGCAGCATTTGGTGTTCCAAATGCGTCGCAGCCAGTTGAATTTAATCACGCCATTAATTACGTCAACAAGATAAAGAACCGCTTCCAGGGTCAACCGGATATCTACAAACAGTTTCTTGAGATACTACACACGTACCAAAAGGAACAGCGCTCGCTGAAAGAGGGTCTCGTCAGCCCACTAAACTATCGACCTACATTGACTGAAGCTGAAGTCTATGCTAAAGTTGCTCAACTCTTTCAAAATCAAGAAGACCTCTTACAG gaaTTTGGCCAATTTCTACCTGATGCTACTAATGTTACTCGTGGCGGTAGTTGCGGTGGTGGTTTGGTGCCGGTCACACTGCCAGCCATTCCAACGGGGCATACAAAGAAGCCAAGTCCTGTCACCGAGACATCTAAGCCTCCAGTGCTTGCAAGTAGTAACTTAACCGGATCATCAGTTGCACCACCGCCGAAAGCTCCACTTAAACGTCCTGCACCTCCGCCTATCATATCGTCCCCGACGGTCGGTATGAATTTGATTCCGAAAAAGAAGCCTCGACTAGATCCTGGTAGCGGCAAAGATAACTCGATTGCCGAAATAGGAAAGTTTGGCACAATGAACGAATTGGCTTTTTTCGACAAAGTAAGGCGCGTCGCTTGCCGATCACGCGATGTGTACGAAAACTTTCTTCGTTGCTTGGTCATGTACAATCAGGAAATAATCAGCAAAATGGAGTTGCTTCAAATCACAACCCCCTTTCTAAGTCGCCATCCTGATCTGCTCAAATGGTTCAAAGATTTCCTCGGACTCAAAG AAGGAACTGGCGTTGGAGGTTACTTCACTCATGTTGAAGCTCAACCTATAAGTTTGATACGTTCGCGAATGGAGCGAGAAATGTATCCTTCAACCAAGGATGGGAAAGAGTCACGGGACCACGACATGCAAGCAATGGAGATTGACTACTCGACGTGCAAACGTCTCGGTACATCATACTGCGCTCTACCGAAAAGCTACGAACCTCCAAAGTGCTCCGGACGAACGCCGCTTTGCAAAGAGGTGCTGAATGAGACCTGGGTCAGCTTTCCCACTTGGTCAAGCGAGGATTCGACTTTTGTTAGCTCTCGCAAAACGCAATACGAAGAATACATTTACCGGACAGAAGATGAACGCTACGAGCTGGATATTGTGCTAGAGACGCACATGAGCACGATACGTGTTCTAGAAGGCGTTCTGAAGAAGCTTAATCACCGAATGAATGCCGAAGAAGCCAATCGGTTCAAATTGGACGATTGTCTTGGTGGATCTTCTCCTACCATCCACATCCGGGCCATTCGACGTATTTATGGCGACAAAGCGACCGAGATTATAGAAGGGTTGAAACGAAGTCCTCAAGTGGCCATCCCCGTGGTGCTCCGTCGCATgaaggcaaaagaagaagagtggcGTGAAGCTCAGAAAGGTTTCAACAAAATATGGCGTGACCAGAATGAAAAGTATTATCTCAAGAGCCTCGACCATCTAGGAACTAATTTCAAGCAAAATGACGTGAAAGCGCTTCGCTCTAAGGCGCTTATCAACGAAATAGAGACACTTTTTGAAGAACGTAATGAAGAAAACGCCAACAAGACTGATATGGGCCGTTCAACTAATGCAAGCAGTGGGCCTCATCTTAAATTAGTTTACAAGTCACGCCAGAAGGTGCTGGATGACGCAGCTGATCTCCTCATTCATCACGCAAAACGCCAAACTGGCATTACTAAAGAGGATAAACGACGCATCAAAACATTATTGAGGCATACGGTACCCGATCTCTTCCGTCACCCTCGTCAGGAACTTAgtgaagacgagagagaaaatgatgacgacgacgatgtcgAAGACAAGGATGAGCAAGACACAAGTtcaaagagggaaaaaaggaagagtaGCAAAATGACTAATGGCGGACGTGGTAATACGAAGGCACCGACATTGGAAGCGTTAGCCACTTTGGATGACGACGAATATACACTATTCCTTGCCAACAGTCATTGGTATGTCTTCCTTCGATTGCATCACATATTATGTGAACGGCTCACCAAAATAGGAGATAGGGCTGCCATTCTACTCCAagaggaaaaggaagaagtaGCCAAGTCTCGTTCGCGCTCCAATGGTCGTCACAAGGAGAACGACAGCGTAGCTGTGGCTTTACGACTCAAACCGAAAGCAGAAGTGGAAATCGACCAGTACTACTCGCACTTCCTTTCGATGGTAAAGAATTTGTTGGATGGTAACATCGAAGCGCTACAATTTGAAGATTCACTCCGTGAAATGTTCGGTATCCACGCTTACTCTGCGTTCACTCTTGATAAAGTCATCGCCAATGCCGTCCGTCAACTCGGTCATCTGGTCACTGATCAAACGTGCCTGCAGTGCACCGAAATATTTCTCGAGGAACATGGGCTGAAGGGTTCTTCGAAAGGCATGTTGACCGAAGATGGATGCAATGACGAAGGAAAACAATCTGCGTCTGAAATGTCTTACCAGCGAAGAATGGAACAGTTACTAGCTGACGAAAACCTCTTCAGAATTGTTTTATGGCATAAGAACGAAGAGACAACTATCGCAATTGAAATGCTGGACACGGATACACACTCCAGCTGTTCAGGAGACAATCCTCCTTTGCAAGATGTGCGTAACTGGTCAAATTACGTCGAGGGCTATGTTTCAGATCGAATGGATCAAGTTATGTCGGAGAAAACCAGACGAAAAAACACGGATCCGTCGTTGATCGCAGCCCATTCCCGCGTTAGAAAACCAGTCTTCCTGCAAAGAAATCTGAAGCAATGGGAACGACGTCGTCGGAAAGATGGCACCGCTAAGGCATCGCGTTCCAAGACTTCCG atgtTCCCATGGATGTGGACGACACCACACAGAAGGACGTTACAGTAAGCGAGGATGCCCATTGTGTTTTTAACGTCAATTCGTATCAAATGGTTTTTGTGGCCAATAGCGAGAGCGTCCTGTACAAGAGACATGCATTCACTCGAGCCAAACAG TGCCACAAAGCGGTAACACTGCGAATGAGGAAACAATTCTTAGCTTGGCGTGAACGTTGGTCGGCAGCTCACGTGACTCCTGAAGCCGAAAAGGCAACGGCAAATTGGCTTTTAGGTAAAGGCGACCATCTGGAACTCAAGGCAGACAGCAGAACTGTCAAACTTGTAAATCATGTTGACAAGCGTGCGCCTTTTGGGACGCTGATTAAATATCGTGTCGATTACGACAAGAGTTGA
- the LOC124200500 gene encoding paired amphipathic helix protein Sin3b-like isoform X2, producing the protein MKRNEDSVHISPSAVESVARPLSGSIQSGRVSPTSPMVNAILVGDLRNAANQLQEPSIAASMASFSTSGFVAAANGSTTVTIGPIGTSPPVPFSTTIQTTKASTAGGATQVVAQQQHIFHQSLAHQQARHSLATAAAPAGSPPTGQSTSQQTQQQQQNTMQQAFQQMTAGPHGPGAQQFQRLKVEDALSYLDQVKYKFGNQPQVYNDFLDIMKEFKSQSIDTPGVIARVSSLFRGHPELIVGFNTFLPPGYKIEVQAEQVSVSVPGSLGVPAHIHHITHGPVPITTTTTQQLDVVARSTPPIQQVSITTVPQLTVAAPIQQIPAVAIPVKEVVPTVKATGNSPISNAGSISTAATTYSLGSQQKESSSSPQLGSAAHGYANSSSQGAAAVVNAAFGVPNASQPVEFNHAINYVNKIKNRFQGQPDIYKQFLEILHTYQKEQRSLKEGLVSPLNYRPTLTEAEVYAKVAQLFQNQEDLLQEFGQFLPDATNVTRGGSCGGGLVPVTLPAIPTGHTKKPSPVTETSKPPVLASSNLTGSSVAPPPKAPLKRPAPPPIISSPTVGMNLIPKKKPRLDPGSGKDNSIAEIGKFGTMNELAFFDKVRRVACRSRDVYENFLRCLVMYNQEIISKMELLQITTPFLSRHPDLLKWFKDFLGLKEGTGVGGYFTHVEAQPISLIRSRMEREMYPSTKDGKESRDHDMQAMEIDYSTCKRLGTSYCALPKSYEPPKCSGRTPLCKEVLNETWVSFPTWSSEDSTFVSSRKTQYEEYIYRTEDERYELDIVLETHMSTIRVLEGVLKKLNHRMNAEEANRFKLDDCLGGSSPTIHIRAIRRIYGDKATEIIEGLKRSPQVAIPVVLRRMKAKEEEWREAQKGFNKIWRDQNEKYYLKSLDHLGTNFKQNDVKALRSKALINEIETLFEERNEENANKTDMGRSTNASSGPHLKLVYKSRQKVLDDAADLLIHHAKRQTGITKEDKRRIKTLLRHTVPDLFRHPRQELSEDERENDDDDDVEDKDEQDTSSKREKRKSSKMTNGGRGNTKAPTLEALATLDDDEYTLFLANSHWYVFLRLHHILCERLTKIGDRAAILLQEEKEEVAKSRSRSNGRHKENDSVAVALRLKPKAEVEIDQYYSHFLSMVKNLLDGNIEALQFEDSLREMFGIHAYSAFTLDKVIANAVRQLGHLVTDQTCLQCTEIFLEEHGLKGSSKGMLTEDGCNDEGKQSASEMSYQRRMEQLLADENLFRIVLWHKNEETTIAIEMLDTDTHSSCSGDNPPLQDVRNWSNYVEGYVSDRMDQVMSEKTRRKNTDPSLIAAHSRVRKPVFLQRNLKQWERRRRKDGTAKASRSKTSDVPMDVDDTTQKDVTVSEDAHCVFNVNSYQMVFVANSESVLYKRHAFTRAKQVCNHKNVFQLTKTATYTFLVIYSATKR; encoded by the exons ATGAAACGCAACGAAGATTCCGTACACATTTCGCCCTCCGCCGTTGAGTCTGTAGCACGACCATTGAGTGGATCAATCCAGTCCGGCCGCGTCTCCCCTACGTCACCTATGGTGAATGCAATACTAGTTGGAGACTTGAGGAACGCTGCAAATCAGTTACAG GAGCCCTCCATAGCAGCAAGTATGGCCTCTTTTAGTACAAGTGGGTTTGTGGCAGCTGCGAATGGCAGCACCACAGTTACAATTGGTCCTATTGGCACCAGCCCACCAGTGCCATTCTCTACTACTATTCAAACAACGAAAGCCTCCACTGCTGGTGGAGCAACACAAGTTGTGGCTCAGCAACAACACATCTTCCATCAGTCCCTGGCACATCAACAAGCACGTCACAGTttggctactgctgctgccccaGCTGGATCTCCTCCGACAGGTCAATCAACATCTCAGCagacacaacagcagcaacaaaataCAATGCAACAGGCTTTTCAG CAAATGACTGCTGGTCCTCATGGCCCTGGTGCCCAGCAATTTCAGCGATTGAAGGTGGAAGATGCCCTTTCATATTTGGATCAGGTCAAATACAAGTTTGGCAACCAACCTCAGGTTTATAATGATTTCCTTGATATTATGAAGGAATTTAAATCTCAAAG TATCGACACACCCGGTGTCATTGCTcgtgtttcttctttattccGCGGCCATCCGGAGCTCATTGTGGGATTCAACACTTTTTTACCTCCTGGATACAAGATAGAAGTTCAAGCTGAGCag GTTTCTGTTAGTGTTCCTGGTAGTCTTGGTGTCCCTGCTCACATCCACCACATCACACATGGCCCAGTACCAATAACTACCACTACTACTCAGCAACTTGATGTGGTTGCTCGAAGCACGCCCCCGATTCAGCAAGTTAGCATTACTACCGTTCCGCAATTAACTGTTGCTGCACCAATCCAGCAGATTCCAGCAGTGGCGATCCCGGTCAAAGAAG TTGTACCTACAGTAAAAGCTACAGGGAATTCTCCTATATCGAATGCTGGTTCAATTTCAACTGCAGCCACTACATACAGTTTGGGCTCTCAACAGAAAGAATCATCTTCCAGTCCTCAACTAGGTTCTGCCGCGCATGGATATGCAAACAGTTCATCACAGGGTGCAGCCGCTGTAGTCAATGCAGCATTTGGTGTTCCAAATGCGTCGCAGCCAGTTGAATTTAATCACGCCATTAATTACGTCAACAAGATAAAGAACCGCTTCCAGGGTCAACCGGATATCTACAAACAGTTTCTTGAGATACTACACACGTACCAAAAGGAACAGCGCTCGCTGAAAGAGGGTCTCGTCAGCCCACTAAACTATCGACCTACATTGACTGAAGCTGAAGTCTATGCTAAAGTTGCTCAACTCTTTCAAAATCAAGAAGACCTCTTACAG gaaTTTGGCCAATTTCTACCTGATGCTACTAATGTTACTCGTGGCGGTAGTTGCGGTGGTGGTTTGGTGCCGGTCACACTGCCAGCCATTCCAACGGGGCATACAAAGAAGCCAAGTCCTGTCACCGAGACATCTAAGCCTCCAGTGCTTGCAAGTAGTAACTTAACCGGATCATCAGTTGCACCACCGCCGAAAGCTCCACTTAAACGTCCTGCACCTCCGCCTATCATATCGTCCCCGACGGTCGGTATGAATTTGATTCCGAAAAAGAAGCCTCGACTAGATCCTGGTAGCGGCAAAGATAACTCGATTGCCGAAATAGGAAAGTTTGGCACAATGAACGAATTGGCTTTTTTCGACAAAGTAAGGCGCGTCGCTTGCCGATCACGCGATGTGTACGAAAACTTTCTTCGTTGCTTGGTCATGTACAATCAGGAAATAATCAGCAAAATGGAGTTGCTTCAAATCACAACCCCCTTTCTAAGTCGCCATCCTGATCTGCTCAAATGGTTCAAAGATTTCCTCGGACTCAAAG AAGGAACTGGCGTTGGAGGTTACTTCACTCATGTTGAAGCTCAACCTATAAGTTTGATACGTTCGCGAATGGAGCGAGAAATGTATCCTTCAACCAAGGATGGGAAAGAGTCACGGGACCACGACATGCAAGCAATGGAGATTGACTACTCGACGTGCAAACGTCTCGGTACATCATACTGCGCTCTACCGAAAAGCTACGAACCTCCAAAGTGCTCCGGACGAACGCCGCTTTGCAAAGAGGTGCTGAATGAGACCTGGGTCAGCTTTCCCACTTGGTCAAGCGAGGATTCGACTTTTGTTAGCTCTCGCAAAACGCAATACGAAGAATACATTTACCGGACAGAAGATGAACGCTACGAGCTGGATATTGTGCTAGAGACGCACATGAGCACGATACGTGTTCTAGAAGGCGTTCTGAAGAAGCTTAATCACCGAATGAATGCCGAAGAAGCCAATCGGTTCAAATTGGACGATTGTCTTGGTGGATCTTCTCCTACCATCCACATCCGGGCCATTCGACGTATTTATGGCGACAAAGCGACCGAGATTATAGAAGGGTTGAAACGAAGTCCTCAAGTGGCCATCCCCGTGGTGCTCCGTCGCATgaaggcaaaagaagaagagtggcGTGAAGCTCAGAAAGGTTTCAACAAAATATGGCGTGACCAGAATGAAAAGTATTATCTCAAGAGCCTCGACCATCTAGGAACTAATTTCAAGCAAAATGACGTGAAAGCGCTTCGCTCTAAGGCGCTTATCAACGAAATAGAGACACTTTTTGAAGAACGTAATGAAGAAAACGCCAACAAGACTGATATGGGCCGTTCAACTAATGCAAGCAGTGGGCCTCATCTTAAATTAGTTTACAAGTCACGCCAGAAGGTGCTGGATGACGCAGCTGATCTCCTCATTCATCACGCAAAACGCCAAACTGGCATTACTAAAGAGGATAAACGACGCATCAAAACATTATTGAGGCATACGGTACCCGATCTCTTCCGTCACCCTCGTCAGGAACTTAgtgaagacgagagagaaaatgatgacgacgacgatgtcgAAGACAAGGATGAGCAAGACACAAGTtcaaagagggaaaaaaggaagagtaGCAAAATGACTAATGGCGGACGTGGTAATACGAAGGCACCGACATTGGAAGCGTTAGCCACTTTGGATGACGACGAATATACACTATTCCTTGCCAACAGTCATTGGTATGTCTTCCTTCGATTGCATCACATATTATGTGAACGGCTCACCAAAATAGGAGATAGGGCTGCCATTCTACTCCAagaggaaaaggaagaagtaGCCAAGTCTCGTTCGCGCTCCAATGGTCGTCACAAGGAGAACGACAGCGTAGCTGTGGCTTTACGACTCAAACCGAAAGCAGAAGTGGAAATCGACCAGTACTACTCGCACTTCCTTTCGATGGTAAAGAATTTGTTGGATGGTAACATCGAAGCGCTACAATTTGAAGATTCACTCCGTGAAATGTTCGGTATCCACGCTTACTCTGCGTTCACTCTTGATAAAGTCATCGCCAATGCCGTCCGTCAACTCGGTCATCTGGTCACTGATCAAACGTGCCTGCAGTGCACCGAAATATTTCTCGAGGAACATGGGCTGAAGGGTTCTTCGAAAGGCATGTTGACCGAAGATGGATGCAATGACGAAGGAAAACAATCTGCGTCTGAAATGTCTTACCAGCGAAGAATGGAACAGTTACTAGCTGACGAAAACCTCTTCAGAATTGTTTTATGGCATAAGAACGAAGAGACAACTATCGCAATTGAAATGCTGGACACGGATACACACTCCAGCTGTTCAGGAGACAATCCTCCTTTGCAAGATGTGCGTAACTGGTCAAATTACGTCGAGGGCTATGTTTCAGATCGAATGGATCAAGTTATGTCGGAGAAAACCAGACGAAAAAACACGGATCCGTCGTTGATCGCAGCCCATTCCCGCGTTAGAAAACCAGTCTTCCTGCAAAGAAATCTGAAGCAATGGGAACGACGTCGTCGGAAAGATGGCACCGCTAAGGCATCGCGTTCCAAGACTTCCG atgtTCCCATGGATGTGGACGACACCACACAGAAGGACGTTACAGTAAGCGAGGATGCCCATTGTGTTTTTAACGTCAATTCGTATCAAATGGTTTTTGTGGCCAATAGCGAGAGCGTCCTGTACAAGAGACATGCATTCACTCGAGCCAAACAGGTTTGTAACCATAAAAACGTGTTTCAATTAACCAAAACAGCTACT TACACATTTCTTGTGATTTACAGTGCCACAAAGCGGTAA
- the LOC124200504 gene encoding AP-3 complex subunit sigma-2-like, with translation MIKAILVFNNHGKPRLSKFYQYFNEDMQQQIVRETFQLVSKRDDNVCNFLEGGSLIGGSDYKLIYRHYATLYFVFCVDSSESELGILDLIQVFVETLDRCFENVCELDLIFHVDKVHYILNELVMGGMVLETNMSEILSRIEDQNKLEKSEAGLISLKNVNLPNLPNIPQQIKDIKLPDLPQAIKDLKF, from the exons ATGATCAAAGCTATACTCGTGTTTAACAATCATGGAAAACCTCGTTTATCCAAATTCTACCAATATTTT AATGAAGACATGCAACAGCAGATTGTTCGTGAAACTTTTCAGCTTGTTAGTAAGCGCGATGATAATGTCTGTAATTTCCTTGAAGGTGGAAG TTTGATAGGAGGATCTGACTATAAATTGATCTATCGCCATTATGCTACTTTATATTTTGTGTTCTGTGTTGATTCCTCTGAATCTGAGTTAGGTATACTAGATCTCATTCAGGTATTTGTTGAAACCTTGGATCGCtgctttgaaaatgtttgtgaACTGGATTTGATATTCCATGTGGATAAg GTTCATTAcatcttgaatgagttagtcATGGGAGGAATGGTTTTGGAGACCAACATGTCTGAAATTTTAAGTCGGATAGAAGATCAAAATAAACTAGAAAAATCAGAAGCAGGGCTTATTAGCCTCAAGAATGTGAATCTTCCTAATTTACCCAACATTCCTCAGCAGATAAAAGATATTAAACTTCCAGATCTACCTCAAGCTATCAAAGACTTAAAATTCTAA
- the LOC124200505 gene encoding 40S ribosomal protein S27 has protein sequence MPLARDLLHPTPEEERRRHKLKRLVQHPNSYFMDVKCPGCYKITTVFSHAQTVVVCAGCSAVLCQPTGGRARLTEGCSFRRKQH, from the exons ATGCCC ctcGCACGTGATTTGTTGCATCCTACTCCGGAAGAGGAGCGCAGGCGGCACAAGCTGAAGCGTTTGGTTCAACATCCCAACAGTTATTTCATGGATGTCAAGTGCCCTG GCTGTTACAAGATCACCACGGTTTTCTCCCATGCACAGACTGTTGTGGTGTGTGCTGGCTGCTCAGCAGTGTTGTGTCAACCAACTGGTGGACGAGCCAGGTTGACTGAAG GCTGCTCTTTCCGCAGGAAACAACATTGA